The window GACGCGGTGGAGGAGCTGGTGTGAGCGGTCCCGACGACCCGAAGACGACGCCGCGCGAGACCGAGGACGGAGGTGTTCCGGCAACCACCATCACCGGGCGCCTGGAGCCGTGGGTCGCGCTGAGTCCCGTCCTGGTCCTGCTGGCCGCGTTCCTGTGCGCGGTCGTGATCGGTGGCGTCGTGATGGTGCTGACCGGCGCCAACCCGGTCGAGGCCTACTGGGCGCTGCTGCGTGGCGCCGTGGGCTCGCCCGACCGGATCGCGTCGTCGCTGGCGCGCGCCACGCCGTTCATCGGCGCGTCGCTGGCGCTGGCGTTCGCGTTCAAGGCCGGCCTGTTCAACATCGGCGCCGAGGGGCAGCTGCTCATCGGCGCGCTGTTCGGTGGCTGGGCCGGGACGTGGTCGTGGATGGCCGGTGCCCCCAGCATCGTGGCCATCCCGGTCGTGATCGGCATGGGCATGCTGGGCGGTGCGCTGTACGGCGGCTTCCCCGGCTTCCTGAAGGCCAAGACGGGGGCCCACGAGGTCATCGTCACGATCATGCTCAACACCATCGCGCTCCGGCTGGTCGAGTGGCTGGTGCTGAGCCGCGATCCGGTGATCCTGCTGGACCAGACCGCGTCGGTCCCGCATTCGCGCGAGATCGCTGAGAGCGCCAAGCTCCCGCACCTCCCCTTCGCCGGATCGTCCTCCCTGCACTGGGGGCTGGCGCTGGGGATCGTGGCCTGCGCGGTGATGTGGTTCGTGATGGAGCGGACCACGACCGGCTTCGAGATCAAGACCGTCGGACTGAACCCCTCGGCCGCCGTCTACGCCGGCATGAGCGTGTCGAAGGTCTGGATCCTGGCCATGGCCGGTTCCGGGGCGTTCGCCGGGCTCGCCGGTGCAGCGGAGGTCTCGGGGTCGGTTGGCTTCATCCAGCCGGGGGTGTTCCGCAACATCGGCTTCGACTCGATCGCCATCGCCCTGCTGGCCCGCGCGAACCCGTGGGCGATCATCCCGGCTGCCCTGCTGTGGGGTGCGCTGCTGTCCGGCGCGCCGCTGATGCAGCTGGAGGCCAACCTGTCCATCGACCTCGTCCGCATCGTGCAGGCGCTGATCCTGCTGTTCGTCGCCGCCGACCTGATCGTCCGGCGCCTGTTCCGCATCCGCGGTGAACGCGGCGAGGGTGCCGCGCTGGCCGCAGGGTGGGGAGGCTGACCGTGAGCACCACCATCGTCCCCGCACCCGCACCCGAGCAGCAAGCGCTCGCCGCCCAGAACGTGCATCCCCGACGGACCCGGTTCGTCGTCATCGGCTGGGTCTACAGCATCATCGGCGTCCTGCTGATCGAGCTGGCCGGCCGCGTGCCCAGCGACGACATCACCTTCACCTTCGGCATCCCGCCGGACGTGCCGCAGGTCACGGTCGACCCGCCGGGCATGGTGCTGCTGGCCGGCCTGCTGCTGCTCGCCGGCGGCATCACCGGGATATTCGAGCATCGGCTGGGCAACGTCACCCGTGTGGGGCTCGGCGTCGCGACGGCCGTGTTCGTCCCGCTGCTGCTGGTGCTGTCCCTTGCCTACTCGACGTCGTCGAAGCAGACCAACCTCATCCCGATCCTCGTGGAGTCGCTGCGCCAGGGCACACCGATCGCCCTCGGTGCCCTTGCGGGCCTGTGGTGCGAGCGCTCCGGTGTCGTCAACATCGGCATCGAGGGCATGATGCTGGCCGCGGCCGGCGGGGGCTTCGTCGCCTACGCCGTGCTCGGCGGGGCCGAAGGCGGCTTCTGGCTGTGGGCGTCGGTCCTGATCGCCGTGCTCATCGGCGGGCTCATGGCCCTCCTCCACGCGGTGCTGTGCGTGACGTTCAGGACCGACCAGATCATCTCCGGTGTGGTCATCAACCTGCTCGCGCTCGGGATCACGTCCTACCTGCGGCAACAGGTCATCGTGCCCTCCGGCGAGGGCGGTGGCGGCATCACGCTGCCGACGTGGAACATCCCGCTGCTGTCGGACGTCCCGATCATCGGCCCGGTCTTCAGCGGCAAGCCGATCTACTTCGCGATGTTCCTGCTGGTGGCCCTGACGACCTGGGTGCTGTTCCGCACCCCGTTCGGACTGCGTGTGCGGTCCGTCGGTGAGAACCCCCACGCCGCCGAGACGCTGGGCGTGGATCCCATCCGCATCCGCTACCTGGCCGTCGTCATCGGTGGCCTCATCGCCGGCCTCGGTGGCGCGTGGTTCTCCCTCGAGACCGTCGGGTCCTTCGAGGACAACATGACCAACGGCACGGGCTTCATCGCCCTGGCCGCGCTGATCTTCGGCAAGTGGCGTCCGTGGCAGTCCTTCGGCGGCGCCATGCTGTTCGGCTTCGCCGCAGCGCTGGGCACCCGTCTGCAGATCCTGTCCGTCCGGCTCGAGGACTTCCGCTTGCTGGACCTGTCCCGCTTCGGCCTGGACGTGTCGGTCGTCCGCATCACCGGGCTGGAGATCCCCTCCCAGGCGCTTCAGTCCCTGCCGTTCGCCGTGACCATCGTCGTGCTTGCCGGCGCCATCGGACGGGCCATCGCGCCCGCCGCCGACGGCGTGCCGTTCGAGCGGTCGAAGTGATCGCGGGATCAGTGATCGCGGGATCGGTGGTCGCGGGATCGGTGGTCGCGGGATCGGTGACTGCGAACGACGTGGTCGGACGATGAGCGACGCCGACGGCGGGGATGCCCTGCTGGCGTCGGAGCACGCCGAACCGGGTGTGTCCGCCGACGCGGCCCTGGACGCCCTCGCCGACGAGGCGACGATGGTCGTGGCGGTGCGGACCGACGGCAAGGCCGCGATCCGGCGGGGGCTGCCAGCCGGCATCGAGGCTGCCGGGCTGTCCGCGCCCGTGCTGGCCGGCACGGCCGTGGCGATCGTGCTGGACATGGGTGCCGACACCGAGGCGATCGCCCTGTTCGGCCGGTTCCAGGACCCGCGGGCCGCGCTGGTCGGGACCGAGGATCCGGCAGCGGTCCTCGGCGCGCTCGGCTTCGGGCAGTGGCGGGTCAGGCATCGGTTCTGCAGCCGCTGCGGGGCGCCGCTCGAACCGCGCGCCGACGGACGGGTCCTGCGCTGCACCGCGGAGGACACCGAGCAGTTCCCCCGGCTGGAACCCGCCGTGATCATGCGGGTCGTCGACGTCGACGACCGGATCCTGCTCGGTCGCCAGCCCATGTGGCCGCCGGGTCGCTTCAGCGTGCTGGCCGGCTTCGTCGACCCGGGCGAGTCGCTGGAGGCCGCCGTGGTCCGGGAGATCATGGAGGAGGTCGGTGTGCCCGTGCGCGACGTCGCCTACCACTCCTCGCAGCCGTGGCCGTTCCCCGCCAGCCTCATGCTCGGGTTCACCGCTACGGCGACGTCGACCGACTTGGTGCTCGAGGACGAGATCGCCGAGGCCCTGTGGTTCTCGCGGGAGGAGCTGGCCGAGGCGATGGACCGGGGCCAGGCGTACGTGCCCCCCGACGTCTCGATCGCCCACCACCTGCTCGTCGACTGGCTGGGCGCCGACGTGCCCCTCGCGACCTGGTACGACCAGCGCTGATCACGGCCGGCGCTGATCACGGCCGGCGCTGATCACGGCCGGCGCTGATCACGGCCGGCGCTGACCACGACCGGCGCTGACCCGTTCGGACCAGCGCCGGCCGTCAGCGATCAGGTGTCCTGCACGGCGATCAGGCAGCGCGGCGCTGCCTGGTCACCCAGCGAGTACCCGTTGGTGAGGAGCGCACGCTCGGCCATGGTGATGGCGGTCGGCTGGTTGACCCACCGGCCGGCGAACGCCTCGCCCATCTCCTCGGTGGCGGTCTCCACCGACGCGTCGAAGCGGTAGACGTCCAGGCCGCGGTTGATGTCGTTGCCGAAGCCGTAGAACGACCCGTCCTCCTCGAACGTGTTGGTCTTGAACGACCAGGTGTCGGAGTTGGAGAAGTAGAAGAAGCCGAGCGTCTCGATGGGCATCGACGCCGGGTTGGTCGCGGCGTCGGCCAGGCCGTTGATGTCCAGGACCCACACGCCGGCGTTGTACCAGGCGATCGTGATGATGCCCTGCTCGGGGTAGATGCGGAACACGTGCGCGGTGCAGGTCAACGCCTCGCCCTGGCCGGAGCCGGAGCCGGCCGGACGGAACTCGGGGATGAAGTAGGTCCCGACCTTGTGCGTCTGCGGGTCCAGCTCGTTGTCGCCGGTGATGTCGTAGACGTGCATGCCACCGCCGGGGCAGAAGCCGTTGCCGGCGGCACCCGCCAGCTCGTCCTCCACGATCAGCAGCGTCCGCTCGTTGCCGTCGCTGTCGGTGACGGTCACCGGGTCGGCCTGGTGCTCGACGTTGATGGCCGGGTCCACGAAGTTGGAGATGACCTCGGGGTTCGCGGGGTCCTCGGTGTTGATGATCACCGTGTTCGACAGCGCCGCGGAGTAGGCCCGGGTGCCGTCGGCGGAGAACGTGATGTCGTGGGACTCCGTGCCCAGCCCGGGCAGGACCGGCATGTCGAGCTGGCCGATTCGGCGGATGTCGTCGAGGTCGGAGATGTCGTAGTACTCGATGTAGGTGGTCTCCGACCCGCCGCTGGTGATCGGGTTGATGATCAGCGAGGAGTTGGAGTTGTAGGCGTAGTCACCGGAGGGGTGCACGGTCATGTTGTGCGACCCCTCGGGCACCGGGATGAAGCCGGCGTACGTCGGCTCGTAGGGGTTGGTCAGCTCGATGACGTAGGTGCCGTAGGCCGGGGTCAGGTCGTCGGGGACCCCGTCGGGCTGGTCATCGTCCTCGCCGCCACCGACCTCGTCGACGAAGGCGATGTCCCCGTCCGCGACGGCCTGGCGGACGCAGTCGGAGCGGATGTCGAGCGCGCTCGTGTCCTCGGAGGTGAACGTGGTGAACGTGCGACCGTCACGGCTGAACACCTGGGTGTCGCCCTGGACGGTCACGCAGTCGTAGTAGGCGACGATCTCGGTCTGCTCGGGGTCGGCGATGTCGGCGATCTGCAGGCCGTTGTACTCCGCACCGGCGATGGCGTAGTCCTGCATCGACCCCACGCGGTCGGCGACCAGCGCCGACAGCACGTCGGCTGCGGCCTCGTCGATCGCGGCGGTGCCACCGGCCAGGCGGAGGACCCCGACGGTGGCGTCGGACAGGGCGTCGACGGCCTGGGGCGTCGACTGGACGTCGAGGCCGTCGACCAGGTACAGCACACCACCGGTCCTGCCGATGGCCGCCGCGGTGGTCAGGCCGTCGGCGAAGGCACGGCTCGTGGCGACGTGCGTGCGGGCCCGGATGGCGCCGCGGGCGAAGGACTCCGCGGCTGCGGCTGCAGCGACGTCGTGCACGTCGTCACCCTCGATGCGGGTGGCCGTGGCGTCACCGGCGGCCGTTTCGGCCGCGGTCACGACCTCGTCCGACACCTGGCCGGTCGTGGCGACCACGGTCAGGGCCGGCGCGTCCGGCGTCAGCAGCGGGTTGTCGGACGCGACGCTGGCCTCCAGGACGGCAGCCGTTTCCTCGGGCAGGCGATCCTCGCCCAGCAGCAGCAACGGCACGTCGTGTGCAGCCCCGAGCGCTGCCGCGGCCAGGGCGGTCTCCCAGCCGCGCTCGGGGTCGGCGTCCTCGCCGACGGCCAGCAGGAACTCGTTGGCCCCGGTGATGCGGTCGGCGATCGCGGCGGCGGTGCCGAAGCGGTTGTCGCCCTCGATCCGCTCGACGTCCAGACCGGCGTCGGTCAGCTGGGCGAGGGCGGCCGGGGACACGGCGGCCTCGCCACCGAGGACGACCGCACGGCGGGCGCCGAGGCGGGTGATCTCCTGCAACGTCACCTGCGGCACCTCCTCCACCGTGGTCAGCAGGATGGGCGCTCGCAGGGTCGCGGCCAGGGGAGCTCCGGCCAGCGCGTCAGCGTAGGTGTACGCGGTGGCGATGACGACGTCGTCGGCGGCGATGAAGGTGTCGGCGGACACGGCCACCGCCGTCTCGATGCGGGTCGGTCCCTCGAGCCGGACCGTCCGCCCCAGGCCCGCGTCGACGGTGGCGAACTCGATGTCGGTGCCGTACGGGATGGTGGTGTCGGCGCGGTCCAGAACCCGGTAGGCCAGGTTGTCGATGTGCGACATGTTGGCCGAGGAGAACGGTTCGGCCGCATCGTTGGCGGCGGCGTCCTGGGCCGTGACGGGGGCGGGGGACAGGAGGGTGGCGATCAGCAGGATCGACAGCAGCAGGGCTGGTCTGGGCAGGGCTGGACTGGGCACGGGCGGAGCCTTCGGGACGACGAACGGACGGTGTCTCCCCTTACACGTTCCTGGACCGACGATCGTTACGGTCCGCGTCGTCCGTGGGGGACGAGGGTGGGCCGTCGGATCCTCGCGGACAGGGTCTCAGGCGAGGGCACCGTTCGTGGCTGGGGGCTGCTCGTGCACGAGCTCGGCGTTGACGATGAGGTTGCCCAGGTAGCTGCCGTCGGCGAAGTCGCCGTCGCAGGTGATCAACCGGAGCCACGGTTCGGTCGTTGCGCCGTAGACCATCTCCGTCGGGAAGTCGTCCTTGCTGACCCGCATGATGCTGCGCACCGCGAAGGTGGCGGAGGATCCGTCGACCCTGTCGATGGTGATCTCGTCGCCCGCCACGAGGTCGCGCAGGCGGAAGAACACCGCCGGTCCGCGGAAGGAGTCCACGTGGCCCACGACGACGGCGGCGCCGACCTCGCCGGGTTCGGGTCCGTCCTGCCACCAGCCGGTCTCGGCGAAGTCCTCCGGGACGTCCAGGCTGCTGTCGGTCACGCCCAGCGGGATGACCGACGCGTCGACGTCGATCGCCGGGATGGACACGGTGGCGGGATCCGCCCGTTCGACCCGCCCCGCATCGCCAGCCGACGGCGCGACGGCGGTCGAGCCCTGACGGACGGTGCTCCTGGTGTCCGATGGGGGCACGGCCGTCGCAGTGGGTCCCGGTCGGGCGACGGAGCCGGTGGCGTCGATCGCCCCGACGAGCACCTCGCTCGCACCCACGTCCCGGGAGGGGAGGAGACCCGCGGACACCATGCCGACGACGAGCAGCGCCACCAACGACAGCAGGCCGACGGCCCCGGCCACGGACCTGACGACGTGCCGCCCTCGCCCCTCCCGCTGCGCGGTGTCCGGCGTCAGTGGCCCGGGCGTGTCAGCCACGTGGCCGGGTCGGCCGTCCGCGCCCTCGACCTCGTGGTCCTCCTCGGCAGCGTCGGCCTCGGTGGCGGGCCCGGTGTCCGCAGGGCCGGCCGGCTGGTCCGACGGCAGGCCCGGGCGGCCACCGGGCCGGGTCGACCGGCCCGGTCGGCGGGAGAGGAGCAGGGCCGCGGAGGTAGCAGCCGCCGAGGTGACGAGGCCGATGACGACGTACCTGGATCTGCGCATCGGTGTTGCCTTCCGTCGGTTGGGGCCGGACACGGGCCTGCCCCGGCCCAGCGACAGGAGTCACCGGACCGGGGCAGGTGGGCGCGGCGAACGCGGCAGCGGCTAGGCGCGGCTGCGGACGACGAAGGCGGCGGCGGCGACGGTGGCCAGCAGGCCCATCGCCACGAAGGGCAGGGTCGAGCCGGTGTCGGCGGTGCCGCCGGCACCGGTCGCCACGCCTCCGGTCGGGGCCGGGCCGCTGTCGGTGGTCGCAGCATCGTCGGCCGTGGTGGTCGCAGCGTCGTCGGCGGTCGCGTCGTCGGCGGTCGCGGCGTCACCGGTGTCGGCCTGGGCCGCCTCGGTCACGCTCGGCGGCAGCATCACGGTGTCGATCAGGTGCACGGTGGCGTTGGCGGTCTGGATGTCGGGGACGACGATCTCGGCCTGGCCGTCGACGTCGGTGCCGTTGATGGTGATGGTCTCGCCGGTGAAGGTCTCGTAGTCACCGGACAGGTCGGCGGAGGCGATGCGCTCGCCGGCGATGACGTGGAAGCCGAGGACGGTGGTCAGCAGGCCGGTCGGGTCGGCCAGGGCAGCCTCGAGGGTGGCGGCGTCCAGCGCGGCGAAGGCGCAGTCGGTGGGGGCGAAGACCGTGAGGGCCTCGGCGGAGTTCAGGGTGTCCACCAGGCCGGCCTCGGACACGGCGGTGACCAGCGTGGTCAGGACCGGGTTGGAGGAGGCGGCGGTCCCGACGGGGTCGTCGGCCATGCCCTCCAGCGTGCCCTCCTCGGCACCGCTCTGGACGGCCTCGACCAGGCCGTCGGTGTCACAGATCGTCGTGGAGTCCTGGGCCGCCGCGCCGGAGGCCGGGAGCAGCAGGAGACCGGCCAGCAGGCCGAGAAGGAGACGGGCGGAGCGTGTGCGCATTGGATGTCCTCGAGTTCGGGGTGTCGGGGGACCCCGGTCGGTGGGATCCACGTTTGCCGGTTCGGAGCCGACGGCCCGCCGGATGGCGACGATGTGGTTCACTGCGCGACCGCGATTGTTGCTTCGAGCGACAATCCCGCCGAAGGGTGTGAGCCTCTAGGCTGACCTGCACCGAACCGTCTCCCCCCATGAAGGAAGTCACGTGGCTCGTCGAGCGAAGATCGTCGCCACCCTTGGTCCGGCCCTGGACGACCGCGAGAAGCTGCGCGCGGCCATCGAGGCCGGCATCGACGTCGTCCGGCTGAACTTCAGCCACGGCGACCACGACACGCACGCCCGGCGGCTCGAGACCGTCCTCGAGCTCGGGGCCCGCCTGGGACGCAACGTCGGCTCCCTCGCGGACCTGCAGGGCCCGAAGATGCGGCTCGGGCTGATGCCCGATGACGGCCTGGAGATCGAGACGGGCTCGGAGGTCTACCTCCTTCCCGGCGTCGAGGAGCTGGAGAGCTACGAGAGCGAGGGCCTCAAGGCCCTTCCCGTGGTGTACGACGCGCTCGCCGAGGACGTCGAGCCGGGGGCGCTGCTGCTGATCGACGACGGGTCCCTCCGGCTGGTGGCCTCCCGGGTCGAGAACGGGACGGTGCGGGCCCGGGTCGTGGCCGGCGGCCGGGCCAAGTCCCGCAAGGGCCTGAACCTGCCGGGTGTGGCCGTCTCGGCCGCTTGCCTGACCGACAAGGACCTCGAGGACCTCAAGTTCGCCATGGAGCTCGGGGCGGACTGGGTCGCCCTGTCCTTCGTCCGTGGCCCCGACGACATCATCGACGTGCGCAACCGCATCCATGCGCTGGGTGGCGAGTCGCCGGTCATCGCCAAGCTCGAGCGTCCCGAGGCGATCGAACGGCTGACCGACATCATCGACGTCACCGACGCCGTGATGGTGGCCCGTGGCGACCTGGGTGTGGAGATCGGCCCCGAACGTGTCCCGGCGATCCAGAAGGAGATCATCGCCGAGGCCAACGCCGAGTCCCGACCCGTCATCACCGCCACGGAGATGCTGGACTCGATGATCAGCTCGCCCCGTCCGACACGGGCCGAGGCCAGCGACGTCGCCAACGCCATCTTCGACGGCACCGACGCGGTCATGCTGTCGGGCGAGACGGCTGCGGGGGCCTTCCCCGTCGAAGCCGTCCGGACGATGGCACGCATCGTCGAGGTTGCCGAACGTTCCCCTCACCTCATCCACCCCAGCCCGCCGCCCCACTCCGAGCTGAGCGTCCCGAAGGTGGTCTCCCAGTCCGCCGTCCAGGTCGCCCGCGATGTCCGGGCGACCGCGATCGTGGTGTTCTCCATGACCGGGTGGTCGGTGCAGCTCGTCAGCAAGTGCCGTCCGGAGATGCCCCTCGTCGGGTTGACCCCATCGGACCGCGCCCGGCGGCGGACCTCGATGATGTGGGGGACCGAGGCGGCGCTCGTGCCGATGAAGGATCGCGCGCAGGAGCTGCTCGAAGCCGCCGAACGCGTCCTGCTGGACGGCAACTGGGCGGCGCACGGCGACATGATCGTCCTCGTCACGGGCCCGCCGGGGTCCCTCGGAGGGACCAGCCGGATCTGGGTCCACCGCATCGGTGACGAGATCGTGAGCTGACGCACGTACGCACGCTGGCGCGGTCGGCTACGTACGGCCCAGCCAACGCCGGACCCGATTCACTAGGCCTATGTTCCCAGATACGGGCACGGGACACGGGGGTAGCGTTGTCTCGTGAAAGACGCCTCCGAACTCCGGGTGCTCGTCGTGGAGGATGCCGGCTCGGACCGGCTCCTCATCGATGCAGCGCTGACCGAACAGCTCGACGGCAGCCCCGTCGTCCTGTGGGCCGAGACCGTCCCCGAGGCCGTGCGCCAGCTGGCGGGCGACCCGATCGATGTGGTGCTGCTGGACCTCGGCCTCCCCGACACCACGGGCCTCGGGACCATCGCGGCCCTGCGGGCTGCGGACGCCGACGTCCCTATCGTGGTGGTGACCGGTACGGCGGGTGAGGCCGACCGCCGGCTGGCCGTCCGGCTCGGCGTCGACGACGTGATCGGCAAGGACCAGCTCGAGCATCGACACCACCCCCTGGGCCACAGCATCCGCAACGCCGTCGACCGGCCTCGTCCCGAGGTCGACCGCCGGACCTCGCCGGCCACGATCGGCCCGGGCAGCAGCATCCACATCGCGGTGCTGGATCCCGAGAACCGGGCGGACACCGACCTCGACCGCGTCGTCGCAGAGGTCGCCGAACGCAACGGCTGGCGACTGACCCTCAGCCGGACGACCACCATGGATGGCCTGTCCGACGTGTCTGCAGCGGGTGGCGGGCCGGACCTGCTGATCGTCGACATCGACGTCACCGAACCACGGGGGTTGGCGACCCTCCGACAGGCTCGGCTCAGGATGCCACGGTGCGAGATCATCGTGGCCAGCGACACCCATCCGGCCGTCATGGCGCTCGCGGCGCTCGACCTCGGCGCGGCCGACGTACTGCTGCGTGAGCTGATGGACGGCCCTTCGGTCGAACGGGCCATCCTCTTCGCCCTTCGGCGTCGCCGTCGGGAGATCGAGCTCTCCAGCGCGGCCGACAAGGACGCGCTCACCGGCCTGCCGTCACGGGGCGTGGTCCTGGAGCACCTCGAGATCTCCATGCGCAACATCGAGACCGGGCAGAGCGACTGCTGCACGGTGGTGTTCATGGGCCTGGACGGCCTCTCCCAGGTCAACGCCCAGTTCGGCCATCGGGTGGGCGACCATGTCCTGCGGGTCGTGGCGGGGCGCATGACCCATGTCGCACGTCGGGGCGACCTGCTGGCCCATCTCGGCGGATGCGAGTTCGTGCTGGTGCTCGACGACTTCGACCGGACGCGGGCCCTCGACGTCGTCGAGCGACTGGTCGACGCGGTGGGCAGTCCGATCGCCATCGACGCCGACTACCGGGTCCTGGTCGGGGTTCGTGCCGGTATGGCCTCGACCGACATGCCCATCGAGCCCACGGAGCTCCTGGACGCTGCTGATCGCGACCTGTACCAGCTCGCTCGGCAGCAGGCTGTCAACGAGGGCCGACAGGTGTCCGGCCGCGAGTAGTCGTCCAGGGGGCAGGCGGGTCGGGACGCAGACGTCGAGCAGGTCAGCTCGGCAGGGTGGGGGACGCTGATCCGAACAGGTGACCCTGGGCGAAGTCACACCCCCGTGCGACGAGCCAGTCCCGCTGCGCCGCCGTCTCCACACCCTCCGCGACCGTCTTCAGGCCCAGGGCCGTGGCCATCCCGAGGATGCCAGCGACGAGGGCGAGGCTGTCGGCGTCGTGGGGCAGCCCGGCAACCAACGACTTGTCGATCTTCACGACGTCGACACCGAACTGACGCAGCTGCACGAGCGACGACAGGCCGGTCCCGAAGTCATCCAGGGCCACGCGCACACCCATGGCCCGC of the Euzebya rosea genome contains:
- a CDS encoding ABC transporter permease, whose translation is MSGPDDPKTTPRETEDGGVPATTITGRLEPWVALSPVLVLLAAFLCAVVIGGVVMVLTGANPVEAYWALLRGAVGSPDRIASSLARATPFIGASLALAFAFKAGLFNIGAEGQLLIGALFGGWAGTWSWMAGAPSIVAIPVVIGMGMLGGALYGGFPGFLKAKTGAHEVIVTIMLNTIALRLVEWLVLSRDPVILLDQTASVPHSREIAESAKLPHLPFAGSSSLHWGLALGIVACAVMWFVMERTTTGFEIKTVGLNPSAAVYAGMSVSKVWILAMAGSGAFAGLAGAAEVSGSVGFIQPGVFRNIGFDSIAIALLARANPWAIIPAALLWGALLSGAPLMQLEANLSIDLVRIVQALILLFVAADLIVRRLFRIRGERGEGAALAAGWGG
- a CDS encoding ABC transporter permease is translated as MSTTIVPAPAPEQQALAAQNVHPRRTRFVVIGWVYSIIGVLLIELAGRVPSDDITFTFGIPPDVPQVTVDPPGMVLLAGLLLLAGGITGIFEHRLGNVTRVGLGVATAVFVPLLLVLSLAYSTSSKQTNLIPILVESLRQGTPIALGALAGLWCERSGVVNIGIEGMMLAAAGGGFVAYAVLGGAEGGFWLWASVLIAVLIGGLMALLHAVLCVTFRTDQIISGVVINLLALGITSYLRQQVIVPSGEGGGGITLPTWNIPLLSDVPIIGPVFSGKPIYFAMFLLVALTTWVLFRTPFGLRVRSVGENPHAAETLGVDPIRIRYLAVVIGGLIAGLGGAWFSLETVGSFEDNMTNGTGFIALAALIFGKWRPWQSFGGAMLFGFAAALGTRLQILSVRLEDFRLLDLSRFGLDVSVVRITGLEIPSQALQSLPFAVTIVVLAGAIGRAIAPAADGVPFERSK
- the nudC gene encoding NAD(+) diphosphatase yields the protein MSDADGGDALLASEHAEPGVSADAALDALADEATMVVAVRTDGKAAIRRGLPAGIEAAGLSAPVLAGTAVAIVLDMGADTEAIALFGRFQDPRAALVGTEDPAAVLGALGFGQWRVRHRFCSRCGAPLEPRADGRVLRCTAEDTEQFPRLEPAVIMRVVDVDDRILLGRQPMWPPGRFSVLAGFVDPGESLEAAVVREIMEEVGVPVRDVAYHSSQPWPFPASLMLGFTATATSTDLVLEDEIAEALWFSREELAEAMDRGQAYVPPDVSIAHHLLVDWLGADVPLATWYDQR
- a CDS encoding fasciclin domain-containing protein — its product is MRTRSARLLLGLLAGLLLLPASGAAAQDSTTICDTDGLVEAVQSGAEEGTLEGMADDPVGTAASSNPVLTTLVTAVSEAGLVDTLNSAEALTVFAPTDCAFAALDAATLEAALADPTGLLTTVLGFHVIAGERIASADLSGDYETFTGETITINGTDVDGQAEIVVPDIQTANATVHLIDTVMLPPSVTEAAQADTGDAATADDATADDAATTTADDAATTDSGPAPTGGVATGAGGTADTGSTLPFVAMGLLATVAAAAFVVRSRA
- a CDS encoding cell wall-binding repeat-containing protein yields the protein MPSPALPRPALLLSILLIATLLSPAPVTAQDAAANDAAEPFSSANMSHIDNLAYRVLDRADTTIPYGTDIEFATVDAGLGRTVRLEGPTRIETAVAVSADTFIAADDVVIATAYTYADALAGAPLAATLRAPILLTTVEEVPQVTLQEITRLGARRAVVLGGEAAVSPAALAQLTDAGLDVERIEGDNRFGTAAAIADRITGANEFLLAVGEDADPERGWETALAAAALGAAHDVPLLLLGEDRLPEETAAVLEASVASDNPLLTPDAPALTVVATTGQVSDEVVTAAETAAGDATATRIEGDDVHDVAAAAAAESFARGAIRARTHVATSRAFADGLTTAAAIGRTGGVLYLVDGLDVQSTPQAVDALSDATVGVLRLAGGTAAIDEAAADVLSALVADRVGSMQDYAIAGAEYNGLQIADIADPEQTEIVAYYDCVTVQGDTQVFSRDGRTFTTFTSEDTSALDIRSDCVRQAVADGDIAFVDEVGGGEDDDQPDGVPDDLTPAYGTYVIELTNPYEPTYAGFIPVPEGSHNMTVHPSGDYAYNSNSSLIINPITSGGSETTYIEYYDISDLDDIRRIGQLDMPVLPGLGTESHDITFSADGTRAYSAALSNTVIINTEDPANPEVISNFVDPAINVEHQADPVTVTDSDGNERTLLIVEDELAGAAGNGFCPGGGMHVYDITGDNELDPQTHKVGTYFIPEFRPAGSGSGQGEALTCTAHVFRIYPEQGIITIAWYNAGVWVLDINGLADAATNPASMPIETLGFFYFSNSDTWSFKTNTFEEDGSFYGFGNDINRGLDVYRFDASVETATEEMGEAFAGRWVNQPTAITMAERALLTNGYSLGDQAAPRCLIAVQDT
- a CDS encoding sortase domain-bontaining protein, which codes for MRRSRYVVIGLVTSAAATSAALLLSRRPGRSTRPGGRPGLPSDQPAGPADTGPATEADAAEEDHEVEGADGRPGHVADTPGPLTPDTAQREGRGRHVVRSVAGAVGLLSLVALLVVGMVSAGLLPSRDVGASEVLVGAIDATGSVARPGPTATAVPPSDTRSTVRQGSTAVAPSAGDAGRVERADPATVSIPAIDVDASVIPLGVTDSSLDVPEDFAETGWWQDGPEPGEVGAAVVVGHVDSFRGPAVFFRLRDLVAGDEITIDRVDGSSATFAVRSIMRVSKDDFPTEMVYGATTEPWLRLITCDGDFADGSYLGNLIVNAELVHEQPPATNGALA
- the pyk gene encoding pyruvate kinase, encoding MARRAKIVATLGPALDDREKLRAAIEAGIDVVRLNFSHGDHDTHARRLETVLELGARLGRNVGSLADLQGPKMRLGLMPDDGLEIETGSEVYLLPGVEELESYESEGLKALPVVYDALAEDVEPGALLLIDDGSLRLVASRVENGTVRARVVAGGRAKSRKGLNLPGVAVSAACLTDKDLEDLKFAMELGADWVALSFVRGPDDIIDVRNRIHALGGESPVIAKLERPEAIERLTDIIDVTDAVMVARGDLGVEIGPERVPAIQKEIIAEANAESRPVITATEMLDSMISSPRPTRAEASDVANAIFDGTDAVMLSGETAAGAFPVEAVRTMARIVEVAERSPHLIHPSPPPHSELSVPKVVSQSAVQVARDVRATAIVVFSMTGWSVQLVSKCRPEMPLVGLTPSDRARRRTSMMWGTEAALVPMKDRAQELLEAAERVLLDGNWAAHGDMIVLVTGPPGSLGGTSRIWVHRIGDEIVS
- a CDS encoding sensor domain-containing diguanylate cyclase, which encodes MKDASELRVLVVEDAGSDRLLIDAALTEQLDGSPVVLWAETVPEAVRQLAGDPIDVVLLDLGLPDTTGLGTIAALRAADADVPIVVVTGTAGEADRRLAVRLGVDDVIGKDQLEHRHHPLGHSIRNAVDRPRPEVDRRTSPATIGPGSSIHIAVLDPENRADTDLDRVVAEVAERNGWRLTLSRTTTMDGLSDVSAAGGGPDLLIVDIDVTEPRGLATLRQARLRMPRCEIIVASDTHPAVMALAALDLGAADVLLRELMDGPSVERAILFALRRRRREIELSSAADKDALTGLPSRGVVLEHLEISMRNIETGQSDCCTVVFMGLDGLSQVNAQFGHRVGDHVLRVVAGRMTHVARRGDLLAHLGGCEFVLVLDDFDRTRALDVVERLVDAVGSPIAIDADYRVLVGVRAGMASTDMPIEPTELLDAADRDLYQLARQQAVNEGRQVSGRE